The DNA sequence TTTGGGCTTGGACTCGTGGGTGGATTCTGGGTGTGGGGAGTTCTCGATTGGGACCACCCATACTCGATTTTTCTTCCTTGTCTCCACCCCAGATCTCTGCGCTAAATCGCTGTGTTTGGGCTTGGACTCGTGGGTGGATTCTGGGTGTGGGGAGTTCTCGATTGGGACCACCCATACTCGATTTTTCTTCCTTGTCTCCACCCCAGATCTCTGCGCTAAATCGCTGTGTTTGGGCTTGGACTCGTGGGTGGATTCTGGGTGTGGGGAGTTCTCGATTGGGACCACCCAAACTCGATTTTTCTTCCTTGTCTCGGTAGCAGATCTCTGCGCTAAATCGCTGTGTGTGGGCTTGGACTCGTGGGTAGATTCTGGGTGTGGGGAGTTCTCATTTGGGACCACCAAACTCAATTTTTCTTCCTTGTCTCCACACCAGATCTCTTCGCTAAATCGCTGTGTGTGGTCTTAGTCTCGTGGGTGGATTCTGGGTTTGGGGAGTTCTCGATTGGGACCACCCATACTCGATTTTTCTTCCTTGTCTCCGCCCCAGATCTCTGGTGCGGATGGCTTGTGAGGGGTGAGGTGCCTGAAGGTGCAGTCGGTGGGAATGCCCTTTCAGGTTTGTGTACCCAATTGGCTTGAGTTCAAGTGACCTCCTAAGAGGATATTCCATCTACCGACCGCAGCGACAGCGAAGACCGGAAGGGACCGACGCGGCAATTGAAATGCCCAGTGAGGGGTTTTTGGTCAAGGAAGCCGCGGCACCCCCAAATTTCCTTTAGCTTGATCTCTGGCGCGGATACGGCGTCTGAAAAAGTCTCATTTGGCACCACCCATACTCGAATTTTCTTCCTTGTCTCCACACCAGATCTCTGGCCTAAATGGATGTATGTGGGCTTAGCCTCGTGGGTGGATTCTGGGTGTGGGGAGTTCTCGATTGGGGACCACCCATACCCGATTTTTCTTCCTTGTCTCCACCCCAGATCTCTGCGCTAAATCGCTGTGTTTGGGCTTGGACTCGTGGGTGGATTCTGGGTGTGGGGAGTTCTCAATTGGGACCACCCATACCCGATTTTTCTTCCTTGTCTCCACCCCAGATCTCTGTGCTAAATCGCTGTGTTTGGGCTTGGACTCGTGGGTGGATTTTGGGTGTGGGGAGTTCTCATTTGGGACCACCAATACTCGATTTTTCTTCCTTGTCTCGGTAGCAGATCTCTGCGCTAAATCGCTGTGTGTGGGCTTGGACTCGTGGGTAGATTCTGGGTGTGGGGAGTTCTCGATTGGGGACCACCCAAACTCGATTTTTCTTCCTTGTCTCGGTAGCAGATCTCTGCGCTAAATCGCTGTGTGTGGGCTTGAGGTGAGATCTTGGTATAGACCAAGAATTTGGAATCTGGCATCTGCGACCTTCGAATCATGAAACGATTGTTGAGTCTATTAACCATTTGTATCATGAGTTTGACTGTCCAAGCCCAATCATGGGTAGATTCTTCCCGCTACCCATTTCAGCACCGATTTATCGAGCTAGAAGCTGGAACCATGCACTATGTGGATGAGGGAAGTGGGGAAACGCTTCTGTTCCTTCACGGGACGCCTACGTGGTCTTTTCTGTACCGGGAATTCATCGCATCCTTGTCTCAAAGCAATCGCTGCATCGCAGTGGATCACTTGGGGTTTGGGTTGTCGGAACACCCCGCATCCTTTGATGGTCGGCCGGAATCTCATTCGCAGAATCTGGCCGAATTCATCGAAAAGCTGGATCTGCAAGAAATCACGCTGGTGGTTCACGATTTTGGGGGGCCGATCGGTTTGGGAGCTGCCCTTCAGCATCGGGACAGAATCAAGCGGATCGTCTTGTTCAATACTTGGCTGTGGGAAACGAAGCACGACGCAGGCGCCCAGAAAATTGATAAAATCGTCCATAGCGGCTTGGGAAAATTCATGTATCTGCGGATGAATTTCTCGCCCAAATTCCTCCTGAAAAAAGGGATCTACGACAAGCAAAATCTCCCCAAGGAGATTCATCGGCAGTACGTCTACCCATTCCCTGACAAGTCCTCTAGGCAATCCCTGCTGCAGATCGGGCAATCCTTGGTGGGTTCCTCCGACTGGTATCAAGCGCAATGGGAACAATTGGATCAATTGGCTTCCTTGCCTTGGTTGATCCTCTGGGGTACCAAGGATGAATTCATCACGGTGGACTATCTCCGGAAATGGCGAGATCGGCTACCTGATGCACGTGTGAAGGAATTTGAATGTGGGCACTTCATTCAGGAGGAGAAAGCTGCCGAAGCCATCCGCGAGATGGAGGCATTCATGGCGCTGTAAGAGCCACTTGATCAATAAGGCGCTCATTTCCAATAGACCTGTCTGCGCAATGATCGAATCCCCGGAAGCCTCTCTTGTGCCTTCCGGGGATTCGGGGTTTTGGGTGAAAATTGCCAATTGGATGGAAAGTTCGATGATTGAAAATCATTAATATGATTTTTATTCTGAAATAATAGGCAGGGCGTTTTATTCATGATAAAAAAAGATGCTTCCGAGAAACAAATCCTATGTATGGCTTCTCTTTGCGCTCTCGTTTTGGGGGAATGTGCTCATCGGCCAAAACCTGTCCAGCCAGCAGGCCAATTACATCGCAGAATTGGAAACGGCTCAATCTCCTGTGACGGGCACCTTTGCCTCCTGTTCCATGAAACGTCTGGGGCACCTATTGACCGAGGGTGACCAAATCCTCATTCACCGAAGTACCGATCAGACGGCTAGCTGGTCGCTCATCGAAGTGATCCATCACCCAGATAGCGGGCGCCTCATAGATCCGGTCATGACTGTCGATGTGGCAGGTGTATTCTATGTGATCTTCATGCGGATTCAGAAGGCGGGTATTCTGATGCCAGATCGAAGGACCCACCTGGACCTTTATCGATCCATCGACGATGGCGTTAGCTGGCAATTCGTGGATAGCGCCTATACGGATATGTTTCCCGATTATCCACAGTTGATCTCTCGCGGAAATGGAGGGGTGTACATGATCTTCGGCAATTTCACGCTGCCTTCCAATCAGCGCACGATTTTCATGCATACTGGGGATAGCGGCTCCACTTGGAGTACGCCGTATGAATTCGATTACCCTTCCGAACAGTTACCCGAAATGGGAATTGCGGACATCAATTGGGGACCGGATTCCAGTTTGCATATTGGCTTTGCGAGTGGATTTTGGAAAGGCCCTTGCCATATTTCCAGCGATGATTTTGGGGCAACTTGGTCCGAGGTGACCTTGACTCGTCAACAGAATAATCCAGCGCTCTATGCAGCAGTAAGCAAAGTCATCTCCAACCCTGCGGTTGATTTCTTTGGGATCATTGCGCATCGCCCGC is a window from the Pontibacter sp. G13 genome containing:
- a CDS encoding alpha/beta fold hydrolase, encoding MSLTVQAQSWVDSSRYPFQHRFIELEAGTMHYVDEGSGETLLFLHGTPTWSFLYREFIASLSQSNRCIAVDHLGFGLSEHPASFDGRPESHSQNLAEFIEKLDLQEITLVVHDFGGPIGLGAALQHRDRIKRIVLFNTWLWETKHDAGAQKIDKIVHSGLGKFMYLRMNFSPKFLLKKGIYDKQNLPKEIHRQYVYPFPDKSSRQSLLQIGQSLVGSSDWYQAQWEQLDQLASLPWLILWGTKDEFITVDYLRKWRDRLPDARVKEFECGHFIQEEKAAEAIREMEAFMAL
- a CDS encoding T9SS type A sorting domain-containing protein — its product is MLPRNKSYVWLLFALSFWGNVLIGQNLSSQQANYIAELETAQSPVTGTFASCSMKRLGHLLTEGDQILIHRSTDQTASWSLIEVIHHPDSGRLIDPVMTVDVAGVFYVIFMRIQKAGILMPDRRTHLDLYRSIDDGVSWQFVDSAYTDMFPDYPQLISRGNGGVYMIFGNFTLPSNQRTIFMHTGDSGSTWSTPYEFDYPSEQLPEMGIADINWGPDSSLHIGFASGFWKGPCHISSDDFGATWSEVTLTRQQNNPALYAAVSKVISNPAVDFFGIIAHRPHFSSTPITYHYEDGDSLGTTYIGTGAYAEGILMDDSIIHVIYNSVEDDTFRINYLVSGDQGRSFSAPIVLYSALNDFEEYGEYQSLIHGQDGQFYLTFCDWGDSSKAKSLVFEPLEVTYNPTTSIGPKSEAGYALFPNPVSTILTLEFPDDAQVSAVSLHTLEGKRVQMVGPALGQPQVEIDVSPLPDGMYIVRFKEQARYVIRRFVKVSG